From Armatimonadota bacterium, the proteins below share one genomic window:
- the moaA gene encoding GTP 3',8-cyclase MoaA has product MVLCGGLRHNSAVTHADLLTDRFGRFHGYLRVSITDRCNFRCVYCMPEEGVAWQPRAEILSFEEIERLARFFVERGVRKIRLTGGEPTLRKGYLNLIEAIAAIPGLKQLALTTNGTRLAQDAAALKAVGLTSVNVSLDTLRPDRFVEITRRNELPRVLRGIETAQAAGLETKINVVVLPGVNEDEIIHFGEFACKHSLTVRFIEFMPFLDNSWSAERVVSSTEIRTRLLDRFALRPLAPGDSDVAREYAIDGSDGRVAFVSSVTESFCSGCNRLRLTADGQLKSCLFLPPSVSLRDLIRKGASDEELETAVRQCLDGKWSAHPPMRNWAQRDNLTMVQIGG; this is encoded by the coding sequence ATGGTTCTATGCGGCGGCTTACGGCACAATTCAGCCGTGACCCATGCGGACCTGCTGACAGACCGGTTTGGTCGATTCCACGGCTACCTGCGGGTGTCGATCACGGATCGATGCAACTTTCGTTGCGTCTACTGCATGCCCGAAGAAGGCGTGGCCTGGCAACCGCGCGCAGAAATTTTGAGCTTTGAGGAGATTGAGCGGTTGGCTCGGTTTTTCGTTGAGCGTGGCGTGCGGAAGATTCGGCTTACCGGCGGCGAACCAACCCTCCGTAAGGGCTACCTTAACCTCATAGAAGCAATTGCCGCCATCCCGGGCCTAAAACAGCTTGCTCTCACAACCAATGGAACCCGCTTGGCCCAAGACGCGGCTGCGCTCAAGGCGGTGGGGTTGACAAGTGTCAACGTGAGTCTTGATACCCTCCGCCCAGATCGCTTCGTTGAGATCACGCGGCGCAACGAGTTGCCTAGGGTTCTTAGGGGAATTGAGACCGCTCAAGCGGCGGGGCTTGAGACGAAGATCAACGTGGTGGTCCTTCCCGGGGTCAATGAGGATGAGATCATCCACTTCGGCGAGTTTGCCTGCAAGCACAGCCTTACTGTGCGATTCATTGAGTTCATGCCATTTCTGGACAACAGTTGGAGCGCAGAGCGGGTCGTCTCCTCGACAGAGATTCGGACCCGGCTCTTGGACCGATTTGCTCTTCGACCCTTGGCCCCTGGGGATTCGGATGTTGCACGAGAGTACGCAATCGACGGCTCTGATGGGCGAGTCGCCTTCGTCTCAAGCGTCACCGAGAGTTTTTGCTCAGGCTGCAATCGGCTCCGCCTGACGGCAGACGGCCAACTCAAATCGTGCCTTTTCTTACCGCCAAGCGTCTCGTTGCGGGACTTGATTCGAAAAGGAGCTTCAGACGAAGAACTGGAGACCGCCGTGAGACAATGCCTCGATGGCAAGTGGAGCGCCCATCCACCGATGCGAAACTGGGCTCAACGAGATAACTTAACCATGGTGCAAATCGGCGGATGA
- a CDS encoding bifunctional molybdenum cofactor biosynthesis protein MoaC/MoaB, protein MRDVSFKNTTKRTAFARAELTASAETIRRVQNGDTPKGDPVPVAKVAAIQATKKTTEWIPYCHNIPIEHVRVDFEFLEDRIAVEVFVVSVAKTGVEMEAMTGAAAAVLTLYDMLKMIDDDMEIVGVRLLSKTGGKSDLPKRNGWSAQVLVMSDRAHRGEYEDRSGPILERALDAHGAGSVSIMVLPDESDSLANEVRTASESGVSILIITGGTGVGPRDITPDTVEPLLEKSLPGVVAAYQSYSHSRLPTAMLARPLAGIIGQTVVLVVPGSPGACEDAMACLMPSLLHVHSMLAGEGHP, encoded by the coding sequence ATGAGAGACGTTTCCTTTAAGAACACGACCAAGCGAACGGCGTTCGCTCGCGCTGAACTCACGGCGAGCGCGGAGACGATCCGCCGGGTCCAGAATGGCGACACGCCCAAGGGGGACCCGGTTCCCGTCGCCAAAGTGGCAGCAATTCAGGCGACGAAGAAGACAACCGAGTGGATTCCTTACTGCCACAACATCCCGATTGAGCATGTGCGGGTTGACTTTGAGTTCCTAGAAGACCGGATCGCGGTCGAGGTCTTCGTTGTTTCCGTCGCCAAGACCGGGGTCGAAATGGAGGCCATGACTGGGGCTGCTGCCGCGGTGCTCACCCTCTACGACATGCTGAAAATGATCGACGACGACATGGAAATCGTCGGCGTTCGCCTGCTCTCAAAGACGGGCGGGAAGAGCGACTTGCCCAAACGAAACGGCTGGAGCGCGCAAGTCCTAGTGATGTCAGATCGAGCACATCGCGGCGAGTACGAAGACCGAAGCGGCCCGATTCTTGAAAGGGCGCTCGATGCTCACGGTGCAGGCTCAGTCTCCATCATGGTCTTGCCAGATGAATCGGATTCGTTGGCCAACGAGGTTCGCACCGCCTCTGAAAGTGGTGTCTCGATCCTCATCATCACAGGGGGCACGGGAGTTGGCCCGCGTGATATCACCCCCGATACAGTCGAGCCGCTCCTCGAAAAAAGCCTCCCCGGTGTGGTCGCGGCATACCAATCTTACAGCCACTCACGGCTACCAACCGCCATGCTGGCCCGGCCCTTAGCCGGGATCATCGGACAGACCGTTGTGCTGGTCGTTCCGGGCAGTCCGGGAGCTTGCGAGGATGCCATGGCTTGTCTTATGCCGAGCCTCTTGCATGTTCATTCGATGCTCGCTGGGGAGGGCCACCCATGA
- a CDS encoding molybdopterin molybdotransferase MoeA produces the protein MISVEEALSIIREHRQNPPKERVELGRALGRVLAQDIVSPLDFPLFDNSAMDGFAVGSPEGPWEIIGEITAGASTPVILQPCEAARIFTGAPVPSRTYGIIPQEDATVLEGLLVGTVRKGGHIRCQAEEAPAGYLVAQRGATITPPHLAAFASCGLEVIEVRSLPRVTVLSTGNEVVPPGQALQFGQIFNSNATALSSVLALRGIRAEFRHAKDSGAELCYQIRESMKSSDLLITTGGISVGAYDLVHSAIEEMDFQVKFHGVAVKPGKPIAFGVRDDGKSWFGLPGNPLSTWVGYLVFVSTWLGDESPGEPRPVACNFDRKPGREEFLPAKRLPSGEVTIQNIVGSHANFGLLECEGLVRVSPEASALAQGDLIDFLPFPWSRNS, from the coding sequence ATGATTTCGGTCGAGGAAGCGCTCTCCATCATTCGCGAACATCGACAAAACCCACCCAAAGAGCGAGTAGAGTTGGGTCGCGCACTGGGGAGAGTTCTAGCTCAGGATATCGTGTCCCCGCTTGATTTCCCGCTGTTTGATAACTCTGCGATGGACGGATTCGCGGTCGGCAGTCCGGAGGGGCCCTGGGAGATCATAGGTGAGATTACAGCGGGGGCCTCAACTCCGGTGATACTTCAGCCTTGCGAAGCCGCACGCATCTTCACGGGGGCCCCAGTCCCGAGTCGGACCTACGGCATCATTCCGCAAGAGGATGCCACCGTGCTAGAAGGCTTGCTGGTGGGAACGGTTCGAAAAGGCGGACATATCCGGTGTCAGGCTGAAGAGGCTCCGGCGGGTTACCTCGTTGCACAACGGGGAGCGACCATAACACCACCCCACCTAGCCGCGTTTGCGAGTTGCGGACTAGAAGTCATTGAGGTGCGCAGTCTGCCGAGGGTCACTGTCCTGAGTACCGGAAATGAAGTTGTGCCCCCAGGACAGGCGCTTCAATTCGGCCAGATCTTCAACTCTAATGCGACCGCCCTCTCTTCAGTTTTGGCCCTGAGAGGCATCCGCGCAGAATTCAGGCATGCCAAAGACTCTGGTGCAGAACTGTGCTACCAAATCCGGGAATCGATGAAGAGTAGTGATCTTTTGATTACGACCGGCGGGATTTCGGTCGGGGCTTACGATCTTGTTCATTCGGCGATAGAAGAGATGGATTTCCAAGTGAAGTTCCACGGCGTCGCCGTGAAGCCGGGCAAGCCCATCGCCTTCGGAGTGCGTGACGATGGGAAATCTTGGTTCGGGTTACCTGGCAATCCTTTATCGACATGGGTTGGTTACCTCGTGTTTGTCAGCACTTGGCTGGGTGACGAATCACCCGGTGAACCGAGGCCGGTTGCCTGCAACTTTGACCGCAAACCCGGCCGAGAGGAGTTTCTGCCTGCTAAACGACTGCCGAGCGGAGAAGTTACCATCCAAAATATTGTGGGTTCACACGCGAACTTTGGTCTTCTGGAATGCGAAGGGCTTGTACGGGTTAGCCCTGAAGCGAGTGCATTAGCCCAGGGGGATCTTATTGATTTCCTTCCTTTTCCGTGGAGCCGGAATTCATGA
- a CDS encoding MoaD/ThiS family protein, translating into MKTVTIRYFAVLRERRELAVEQVATRCETVGELVESLIAEHRLGLPPALIRVAIDSEFVDPANPLREGCELVLIPPVAGG; encoded by the coding sequence ATGAAGACCGTCACGATCCGCTATTTCGCCGTCCTAAGAGAACGACGTGAGCTCGCGGTTGAACAGGTAGCGACGCGTTGCGAGACGGTTGGCGAGCTCGTGGAGTCGCTGATCGCCGAGCACCGACTCGGGCTCCCCCCAGCGCTGATTCGCGTCGCCATCGACAGTGAGTTCGTCGATCCGGCTAACCCATTGCGAGAAGGTTGCGAGCTTGTTTTAATTCCTCCGGTGGCAGGCGGATGA
- a CDS encoding ThiF family adenylyltransferase codes for MAHDSAGGFVVFEGKVRNHADGQDVVALEYEAFPEMALSQGEALVREAIDRFELLEARVIHRVGKLAIGDTAVVVQTASAHRREAFEACEWIMDQLKWRVPIWKRETYASGVVEWVVPGQATTSPLDDAMFARQMRLPEVGAEGQTALAGARVLLVGVGGLAAGCLPSLVGSGIGTLGLVDPDLVELSNIHRQTLFAASDIGRMKVERAAVFARRLRPQLSVQTFPVHLAEANAEQLVSSYDWIVDGTDSLSTKLLLDRVCQSLGRPLVTASVHQFEGQLMSIRPGGPCLADLFPEPPPDHCVGTCAQSGVLGVVPSLMGVLQANEVIKGILGLPVLDDKLLLFDFRTLEATTIRRTSSGERSSVGIIWDVDAASINLENFDLVDIRVPGETPELTRPHHRVLMAECYEVEWQRPTLFVCASGRRSYRLVADLRARGVRDVFSLQGGVEYFERD; via the coding sequence ATGGCCCATGATTCAGCGGGCGGGTTTGTAGTTTTTGAGGGCAAGGTCCGAAATCACGCCGACGGTCAAGACGTGGTGGCGCTGGAATACGAGGCTTTCCCCGAGATGGCCCTCTCCCAGGGTGAGGCGCTTGTTCGAGAGGCCATTGATCGCTTTGAACTTCTGGAGGCGAGGGTTATTCACAGGGTCGGCAAACTCGCCATCGGAGATACTGCAGTAGTGGTTCAAACGGCCTCTGCCCATCGGCGAGAGGCGTTTGAAGCCTGCGAGTGGATCATGGATCAGCTCAAATGGCGGGTCCCCATATGGAAACGAGAAACATACGCTAGCGGGGTCGTCGAGTGGGTTGTCCCCGGTCAGGCCACGACTAGCCCCTTGGACGATGCAATGTTTGCCCGACAAATGCGGCTTCCCGAGGTCGGAGCTGAGGGTCAGACCGCACTCGCTGGAGCGAGGGTGCTGCTGGTCGGGGTTGGGGGTCTGGCGGCGGGATGTCTTCCTTCCCTGGTGGGATCAGGGATTGGGACGCTCGGCCTGGTGGACCCCGATCTGGTTGAACTTTCGAATATTCATCGCCAAACCCTGTTTGCCGCCTCCGATATCGGACGCATGAAGGTCGAGCGGGCCGCGGTATTCGCGCGTCGTCTCCGGCCCCAACTGTCGGTTCAGACGTTTCCCGTGCACCTCGCCGAAGCCAATGCCGAACAACTCGTCTCCAGTTACGACTGGATCGTGGACGGAACCGATTCCTTGAGCACCAAGCTCCTGCTCGACCGAGTTTGCCAGAGCCTCGGTCGCCCCCTGGTCACCGCCAGCGTCCACCAGTTTGAGGGCCAACTGATGTCGATTCGGCCCGGAGGACCGTGCCTAGCCGATCTGTTTCCGGAACCTCCTCCCGACCATTGCGTTGGAACCTGCGCCCAATCCGGAGTGCTTGGCGTTGTGCCCTCGCTGATGGGGGTTCTACAAGCAAACGAAGTCATCAAAGGCATCCTTGGATTACCGGTCTTGGACGACAAGTTGCTCTTGTTTGATTTCCGCACCTTAGAAGCAACCACGATCCGTCGCACGTCCTCCGGTGAACGCAGTTCCGTGGGCATCATTTGGGATGTTGACGCGGCCTCGATCAATCTTGAAAACTTCGATCTGGTGGATATTCGGGTCCCAGGTGAAACTCCAGAGCTCACACGGCCCCATCATAGAGTGCTCATGGCGGAATGCTACGAGGTCGAATGGCAACGACCTACTTTGTTCGTTTGCGCCTCCGGAAGGCGTAGTTACCGCCTAGTCGCCGACCTCAGGGCACGGGGTGTTCGCGACGTCTTCTCGCTCCAAGGAGGAGTCGAGTATTTTGAACGTGATTGA
- a CDS encoding sulfite exporter TauE/SafE family protein, whose translation MNVIEPWLFIGVFAVALGYSMVGHGGASGYLALLAFTAIPSAVGATTALVLNVVVAGITLVVFGRAKHFDWNLAWPLLLGSVPFAFLGGRLKFENRTQDLVLAVVLLYAAGVLIFSVPAKDGESQLPVRPILMGSGAGIGFLSGLVGVGGGIFLSPLMILNRWAQPHKVAALSTGFIFANSLAGLSARPFDLLRESLSLWPLITVGILGAIGGSFLGAHRVSSLALRRALGLVLLLAVGKLLQKGLGL comes from the coding sequence TTGAACGTGATTGAGCCTTGGCTCTTTATAGGGGTCTTCGCCGTGGCCCTTGGCTACAGTATGGTCGGCCATGGCGGAGCCTCTGGATACTTGGCTCTGCTTGCATTCACCGCGATTCCAAGCGCGGTTGGGGCCACTACAGCGCTCGTTCTCAATGTCGTTGTCGCGGGCATCACCCTGGTGGTTTTTGGTCGAGCGAAGCATTTTGATTGGAATCTCGCGTGGCCGCTCTTGCTGGGTTCGGTTCCCTTTGCCTTCTTGGGGGGTCGCCTCAAGTTTGAGAATCGAACCCAAGATCTCGTTCTTGCCGTGGTGCTTCTTTACGCCGCCGGAGTGCTGATCTTCAGCGTCCCCGCGAAAGACGGCGAGAGCCAACTACCTGTTCGCCCTATCCTCATGGGGTCCGGGGCTGGCATTGGTTTCTTGAGCGGGCTTGTCGGGGTCGGCGGAGGGATTTTTTTGTCTCCGCTGATGATCCTGAATCGGTGGGCGCAGCCGCACAAAGTGGCAGCCCTCTCGACGGGGTTCATTTTCGCGAACTCGTTGGCCGGTCTCTCGGCTCGACCCTTTGATCTCCTTCGAGAAAGCCTGAGCCTCTGGCCGCTGATCACCGTTGGCATTCTTGGAGCAATCGGTGGCAGCTTCCTCGGAGCCCATCGAGTATCAAGTCTTGCCCTTCGGCGAGCGCTGGGATTGGTTTTGCTACTTGCCGTGGGCAAGCTGCTCCAGAAGGGATTGGGGCTATGA
- a CDS encoding molybdopterin oxidoreductase family protein, with product MAKPPVSIEKLIEEFGPHPAYTPPGGWVGRDDPDKLVKTHCCFCGMQCGIQLKVKKDQVIGFEPWEEFPFNKGKLCPKGVKRYLQGGHPDRLLNPMKNVPGQGFISISWEEAFSTTIKAIQDVQAKYGNDSVAFLSGVSLTNEKSYLIGKFARLGLQTANLDYNGRLCMVSAGAGNKKAFGLDRASNSWEDIVHAEVILLAGTNVAECSPITTDYIWRARDRGAKLIVIDPRVTPIARTCDLHLPVLPGTDSALLLGILRVLIEEGLTNEAFIAEHTSGWEETKAAALALPLEESSRISGIKVEDIVRAGKMWGEAKTSFLMHARGIEHSSKGVDNVVSCINLVLATGRIGRKGCGYATITGQGNGQGGREHGHKCDQLPGNRDISNPAHREYICSVWGCTDEELPGKGYTAPEIMEMIHAGEIKALISICFNPLVSLPDSNFTREALNKLDHYTAIDFFLNETAHHADIVMAGSLHEEEDGTSTSAEGRVIRIKKAVNPPGNAKADTDIILELALRLGRSKFFDHFKTSEDIFNELRVASKGGTADYFGITYERIENELGVFWPCPEIGHPGTPRLWEDLKFKTSDGKAHFNAVTYRPPLEEPDDEYPVVLTTGRVVSHYLSGTQTRRIGALVDLCSDPYVEIHPTLAAKYGIADKDWMRVTSRRGEVVLQAKVVTTIRPDTIFIPYHWPGRKAANNLTIRSYDPVSGIPEYKRACVKIEKSEPPQ from the coding sequence ATGGCTAAGCCCCCTGTCTCAATCGAGAAGCTGATCGAAGAATTCGGTCCGCACCCCGCCTACACGCCTCCCGGCGGTTGGGTGGGCAGGGATGATCCCGACAAGCTGGTGAAGACGCACTGTTGCTTCTGCGGTATGCAATGCGGGATCCAGTTAAAGGTCAAAAAAGACCAAGTCATCGGATTCGAACCTTGGGAAGAATTTCCGTTTAACAAGGGCAAACTCTGCCCTAAGGGCGTCAAGCGATACCTACAAGGAGGCCACCCTGATCGACTGCTCAACCCGATGAAAAACGTGCCGGGCCAAGGATTCATCTCGATCTCTTGGGAGGAAGCGTTCAGCACCACCATCAAGGCTATCCAGGACGTTCAGGCTAAATACGGCAATGACTCCGTAGCCTTTCTCTCCGGCGTTTCTCTCACCAATGAAAAGAGTTATCTGATTGGAAAATTCGCACGACTCGGATTGCAGACCGCCAACCTCGACTACAACGGGCGTTTGTGCATGGTCAGCGCCGGAGCCGGAAACAAGAAGGCGTTCGGGCTTGACCGTGCCTCAAACAGTTGGGAAGACATCGTTCACGCCGAAGTGATTCTCCTTGCCGGAACGAACGTCGCCGAGTGTTCCCCCATCACGACCGACTACATTTGGCGAGCCCGGGATCGCGGCGCGAAACTGATCGTGATCGATCCCCGCGTGACGCCCATCGCCCGCACCTGCGATCTACACCTCCCGGTGCTCCCGGGGACGGATTCGGCGCTGCTGTTGGGCATCCTGCGGGTTCTCATTGAAGAAGGCCTGACGAACGAAGCGTTCATCGCCGAACACACTTCGGGCTGGGAAGAAACCAAGGCGGCGGCCCTTGCGCTCCCACTAGAGGAGTCCAGCCGCATTAGCGGAATTAAGGTCGAAGACATTGTTCGAGCCGGAAAAATGTGGGGCGAAGCGAAGACCAGCTTCCTGATGCACGCCCGAGGGATCGAGCACAGTTCCAAAGGCGTGGACAATGTGGTTAGCTGCATCAACCTCGTTCTTGCCACCGGACGGATCGGGCGCAAAGGCTGCGGATACGCAACTATCACAGGCCAAGGCAATGGTCAAGGAGGGCGCGAACACGGCCACAAATGCGACCAACTCCCCGGCAACCGGGATATCTCGAACCCTGCCCACCGTGAGTACATCTGCTCGGTATGGGGCTGCACCGATGAAGAACTCCCCGGCAAGGGTTACACCGCGCCCGAGATCATGGAAATGATCCATGCCGGAGAGATCAAAGCCCTCATCTCCATTTGCTTTAATCCGCTGGTCTCCTTGCCTGATTCCAACTTTACGCGCGAAGCCCTCAACAAACTGGATCACTACACGGCTATAGACTTCTTTTTGAACGAGACTGCTCACCACGCCGACATCGTAATGGCGGGATCGCTTCATGAAGAGGAGGATGGAACCAGCACCAGCGCCGAAGGCCGGGTGATTCGGATCAAGAAGGCGGTGAACCCCCCCGGAAATGCGAAAGCCGACACCGACATCATTCTGGAACTCGCGCTGCGACTCGGACGAAGCAAGTTCTTCGACCACTTCAAGACGTCGGAGGACATCTTCAATGAGCTGCGAGTGGCCAGTAAGGGTGGCACGGCCGATTACTTCGGCATCACCTATGAACGCATCGAGAACGAGCTGGGCGTCTTTTGGCCCTGCCCCGAAATTGGCCACCCAGGCACCCCTCGCCTGTGGGAGGACCTGAAGTTCAAGACCTCCGACGGCAAAGCGCACTTCAACGCCGTCACTTATCGGCCGCCGCTGGAAGAACCGGATGACGAGTATCCCGTGGTTCTGACGACCGGGCGCGTTGTGTCGCACTATCTGAGCGGAACCCAAACCCGACGGATCGGGGCGTTGGTCGATCTCTGTTCCGATCCCTACGTGGAGATTCACCCGACGTTGGCCGCAAAATACGGCATCGCCGACAAGGACTGGATGCGCGTAACTAGTCGGCGGGGCGAAGTCGTCCTTCAGGCTAAAGTGGTCACCACGATTCGCCCGGATACCATCTTTATCCCGTACCACTGGCCGGGGCGTAAGGCGGCAAATAACCTCACCATCCGCTCCTACGATCCCGTCAGTGGCATCCCTGAATACAAACGGGCCTGTGTGAAGATCGAGAAGTCTGAGCCGCCGCAATGA
- a CDS encoding Rieske 2Fe-2S domain-containing protein — protein sequence MNDKLKEDFPIEWEDDHFVTRREFFKFLTLASGGVAVGTAALAAYAQIPREEIKFEAAKICSTEDLKPGSALAFSYPRPGDLCILVRKQDGEFVAFKRRCTHLSCPVEYEVKNERELLYCPCHNGAFSLEDGSVVQGPPPHPLPQVKIEVRGSEIWATGAIKGDH from the coding sequence ATGAACGACAAGCTGAAAGAAGATTTTCCGATTGAGTGGGAAGACGACCACTTTGTGACCCGCCGTGAGTTCTTCAAGTTTCTCACGTTAGCCAGTGGTGGTGTAGCGGTTGGCACGGCGGCACTGGCGGCTTACGCCCAAATTCCGAGGGAGGAAATCAAGTTTGAGGCCGCAAAGATATGCTCGACTGAAGATTTGAAGCCCGGTTCCGCCCTGGCTTTCAGCTACCCACGACCAGGTGATCTGTGCATTCTCGTCAGGAAGCAGGACGGCGAATTCGTCGCCTTCAAACGGCGGTGCACTCACCTTTCTTGCCCCGTGGAGTACGAAGTCAAGAACGAGCGTGAGCTCCTTTACTGCCCATGCCACAACGGTGCTTTTTCCTTGGAAGACGGTAGCGTGGTTCAAGGTCCGCCGCCGCACCCCCTTCCCCAAGTTAAGATCGAAGTTCGTGGTAGCGAGATTTGGGCGACTGGTGCAATCAAAGGTGACCACTAG
- a CDS encoding 4Fe-4S binding protein, with product MSERQFYIDPSRCIGCNACVQACAECDTHPGVSMIHLEQVQRADTVQTTPIICMHCDEPACAMVCPADAIKKTPDGVVQSSLKPRCIGCTNCLFACPFGVPKYDVEVDQMMKCDMCYDRTSIGLKPMCATVCPSGALFYGTPEELAAERSGTPINEFIFGNKKITTKVHLMMPRGTKQLTVKPDAVVRRSDLLTAVRQVER from the coding sequence GTGAGTGAGCGGCAGTTCTACATAGACCCAAGCCGGTGCATCGGTTGCAACGCCTGCGTTCAGGCGTGCGCCGAGTGCGACACCCACCCGGGCGTTTCGATGATCCACTTGGAGCAAGTACAGCGCGCCGATACCGTTCAGACGACGCCGATCATCTGCATGCATTGCGACGAGCCCGCCTGCGCGATGGTGTGCCCAGCGGATGCCATCAAAAAGACGCCCGATGGAGTGGTTCAAAGCTCGCTCAAGCCGCGCTGTATCGGGTGCACGAATTGCCTGTTCGCTTGCCCATTCGGAGTGCCCAAGTACGACGTTGAGGTGGACCAGATGATGAAGTGCGACATGTGCTACGACCGCACTTCCATCGGACTCAAACCCATGTGCGCTACCGTATGCCCATCCGGTGCTTTGTTCTACGGGACGCCCGAAGAACTCGCCGCCGAACGCTCAGGAACCCCGATCAACGAGTTTATATTTGGCAATAAGAAGATTACTACCAAGGTTCACCTGATGATGCCCCGAGGAACAAAACAACTCACGGTTAAACCTGATGCGGTCGTTCGTCGATCTGACCTTTTGACCGCCGTGCGACAAGTGGAGCGATAA
- a CDS encoding alginate export family protein → MDNFDSRDIQIQPILEFRARYERRIDADFQPDRRDNRSNLLLRGRVGLQLSKDGVTGRIVYQHASSLNWFPAGNGIAIRSDLLEANVSFKNGATTYTLGRQRFGLGNRRLIGELDWNNIANAFEGLKVEDRTWTFFLMRAGVLPTPSKNLVLSGVTFKMASNTTAFIIKVDDAKGVAQTRYTLSNEGTLKPNAQSTLSYQIGFQAGHQDGKSVQAWAANGRFGMDIAPKVEAYGDVNIASGGSSNRVNSTFDQLYPTGHDRLGLMDTTGWENIISATAGLKFKPSADSSLRLSYTWLQLYDKRDAWYGVGGAINAFGATLYRDPTGNAGRDIGQEISLDYSSTLANGFTMSTGAGVFLPGRFVKSIGGGRSGNQTFGYFMLGWKF, encoded by the coding sequence TTGGACAACTTCGACAGTCGCGACATTCAAATTCAGCCAATACTGGAGTTTCGAGCCCGGTATGAGCGGCGTATCGACGCGGACTTTCAACCTGACCGGCGTGATAATCGAAGCAACCTGTTGCTCAGAGGACGAGTCGGTCTGCAATTGAGCAAAGACGGTGTCACGGGCAGAATCGTGTACCAACACGCGAGCTCACTCAACTGGTTCCCCGCCGGCAACGGTATTGCGATCCGAAGCGATCTCCTTGAAGCCAACGTCAGCTTCAAGAATGGAGCGACCACCTACACACTAGGGCGGCAACGTTTCGGGTTGGGCAATCGAAGGCTCATCGGCGAACTCGATTGGAACAATATCGCCAACGCGTTCGAAGGCCTAAAAGTTGAGGACCGGACTTGGACCTTCTTCCTGATGCGTGCCGGCGTATTGCCAACTCCCTCGAAGAACTTAGTTTTGTCGGGAGTCACCTTCAAGATGGCGTCCAACACGACGGCATTCATCATCAAAGTTGATGATGCAAAGGGGGTAGCTCAGACTCGGTATACGCTTTCGAATGAGGGAACGTTGAAGCCGAATGCGCAATCGACCTTAAGCTATCAAATCGGCTTCCAGGCGGGTCATCAGGACGGGAAAAGTGTGCAGGCTTGGGCGGCGAATGGAAGGTTCGGAATGGATATCGCGCCAAAGGTGGAGGCGTACGGCGATGTCAACATCGCCAGCGGCGGCAGTAGCAACCGGGTCAACTCCACTTTTGATCAGCTTTATCCCACCGGGCATGATCGGCTCGGATTGATGGACACGACAGGATGGGAGAACATTATCTCTGCGACCGCGGGACTGAAGTTCAAACCAAGTGCCGATTCGTCGCTCCGGCTCAGTTACACGTGGTTGCAGCTTTACGACAAGCGTGACGCTTGGTATGGAGTAGGCGGAGCGATTAATGCCTTCGGCGCAACGCTCTATAGAGACCCAACCGGGAACGCAGGTCGCGATATTGGGCAGGAAATCAGTCTAGACTACTCGTCGACGTTGGCCAATGGCTTCACCATGAGTACTGGCGCTGGAGTCTTTCTTCCAGGCCGATTTGTGAAGTCCATCGGCGGAGGCAGATCGGGAAATCAGACCTTCGGCTACTTCATGCTCGGTTGGAAATTCTGA
- a CDS encoding Crp/Fnr family transcriptional regulator, with amino-acid sequence MSEQVEAPSRREVFLSSTLLGGLTDEQVGELVVNSRMAHAEKGETIWLSGSSVSFFGVVGTGFIKMTTVGPSHQEITTEIMGPGHVFGLLGAIDGTGCPQSAKAITGTWYLKVPKAGFLPVYEKNVVLKEQVFKRTTHRLRQSFDLIAHLSVGTVEQRVAAVLLVLTRSFGRELPEGLLLDVPLTRQEIAELAGTTVESTIRIISRWQKQEWIETQARHILVKDLEKLLQAVR; translated from the coding sequence ATGTCTGAGCAAGTCGAAGCACCGTCACGCCGGGAAGTCTTCTTGAGCAGCACGTTGCTGGGAGGCCTTACGGATGAACAGGTCGGGGAGCTTGTGGTGAACTCTCGGATGGCACATGCCGAGAAGGGCGAGACGATTTGGCTTAGCGGTAGCAGTGTCTCTTTTTTTGGCGTCGTTGGTACTGGTTTCATCAAGATGACCACAGTGGGGCCAAGCCATCAGGAGATCACGACCGAAATCATGGGTCCAGGTCACGTGTTCGGTTTGTTAGGGGCCATCGATGGCACAGGGTGCCCGCAGTCAGCCAAAGCGATCACCGGAACCTGGTATCTCAAAGTGCCGAAGGCAGGCTTTTTACCGGTCTATGAGAAGAACGTCGTTTTGAAAGAACAGGTTTTCAAGCGCACTACGCACCGGCTAAGACAGTCATTCGACCTCATCGCCCACCTTTCAGTAGGGACAGTTGAGCAACGCGTCGCGGCGGTGCTTCTCGTACTCACGCGGTCGTTTGGGCGTGAACTCCCCGAGGGGCTTTTGTTGGACGTTCCTCTCACGAGGCAAGAAATCGCTGAGCTCGCTGGTACGACCGTGGAGTCCACGATCCGTATCATTAGCCGCTGGCAGAAGCAAGAGTGGATTGAAACCCAAGCGCGCCACATTCTTGTGAAAGACCTGGAAAAACTGCTTCAGGCCGTACGGTAG